Proteins from one Sarcophilus harrisii chromosome 2, mSarHar1.11, whole genome shotgun sequence genomic window:
- the SCAMP2 gene encoding secretory carrier-associated membrane protein 2 isoform X2: MSAFDTNPFADPVDVNPFQDPSVTQLTNPPQGGLSEFNPFSENSRLTHAATTVPATQATGPSQPAVLQPSVEPTPQALASVGQAGLLQQQEELERKAAELDRKERELQNAAANLNVRPNNWPPLPAGCPIKPCFYQDFSAEIPADYQRTCKMLYYLWMLHSVTLLLNLLACLASFYAHDYRGVDFGLSILWFVLFTPCAFICWYRPIYKAFRSDNSFSFFVFFFVFFCQIGIYVIQLVGLPGWGNRNGKQSQTDGTPSFRGTGRGF; this comes from the exons GATCCGTCTGTGACCCAGCTGACCAATCCTCCTCAGGGTGGCCTGTCTGAATTCAACCCTTTCTCAGAGAATTCCCGGCTG ACTCATGCAGCCACAACAGTCCCAGCCACCCAGGCCACGGGGCCCTCCCAGCCTGCAGTCCTCCAGCCCTCAGTGGAACCAACCCCCCAG GCGCTGGCCTCTGTGGGCCAGGCTGGACTGCTGCAGCAGCAGGAGGAGCTGGAGAGGAAGGCCGCCGAGCTGGACAGGAAGGAGCGCGAGCTGCAAAATGCCGCAGCCAACCTGAACG TGAGGCCGAACAACTGGCCCCCACTGCCCGCCGGCTGCCCCATCAAGCCCTGCTTCTACCAGGATTTCTCTGCAGAGATCCCAGCTGATTACCAGCGAACGTGTAAAATGCTGTATTACCTCTGGATGT TGCATTCAGTGACTTTGCTCCTGAATCTTCTTGCCTGCCTGGCCTCGTTCTATGCTCACGATTATAGGGGGGTTGACTTTGGCCTCTCCATCCTGTGGTTTGTGCTGTTCACCCCCTGTGCCTTCATCTGTTGGTACCGACCCATCTACAAGGCCTTCAG GTCCGACAACTCCTTCAGCTTCTTCGTGTTCTTCTTTGTGTTCTTCTGCCAAATCGGCATCTACGTCATCCAGCTGGTGGGCCTCCCGGGCTGGGGGAACAG AAATGGAAAGCAGTCTCAGACAGATGGCACTCCTAGCTTTAGAGGGACTGGCAGAGGATTCTGA